A window from Pseudonocardia cypriaca encodes these proteins:
- a CDS encoding aldehyde ferredoxin oxidoreductase family protein, which yields MPAGGYFGRALVVDVGDREATSAPLPLDDAVLRAYLGGVGLGTWLMHRLAPARVDPLSPDAPLAFVFSPLVGTPLTTSAKFAVVAKSPLTGLLTDALASSRFAIAGKLTGNDAIVIRGKAAELSVLLVDGDGARLEPAPELAGMPAAQTEAAVRERFGRGWQTAAIGPAGERQVRYATVSHDGRHAGRGGLGAVLGAKNVKAVLVRSATRVEIADQTAVLAAAKDLRTRSFGPATAKYRELGTLANLLAFNAVSTLPTRNFTAVTFEGAPRLAAEELHELRGVARNSCASCSIGCEHIYSRKGGGTQRMEYENVFALGPLCGVSDPDDVFAASARCDELGLDTISAGGTIAWAMECAERGLIDAPWLRFGDGAALLRALDLIGAREEGLGELLAQGSRRAAEVVGNGSIEFAPQVKGLELPGYEPRTLQAMALGLAVNARGADHNRSGAYEADLSGEHDRLNGGPAQVAAAVGTEDRAAVMDSMILCKFLRGVFEDPFTEWAALLQAVTGWDLDAAELHSVARRIVLAKRVFNQREGATAADDTLPQRMLDTPLQLGSGRVAALTAERLRAMVAGYYVERGLDEEGRPDREAEAALLLGP from the coding sequence GTGCCGGCCGGTGGATATTTCGGGCGAGCCCTGGTGGTCGACGTCGGGGACCGCGAGGCGACGAGCGCGCCGCTCCCCCTCGACGACGCAGTGCTGCGCGCCTACCTCGGTGGGGTCGGGTTGGGTACCTGGCTGATGCACCGGCTGGCCCCGGCCCGGGTCGACCCGCTCTCCCCGGACGCGCCGCTGGCGTTCGTGTTCTCCCCGCTCGTGGGGACCCCGCTGACGACGAGCGCGAAGTTCGCGGTGGTGGCCAAGTCGCCGCTCACCGGGCTGCTCACCGATGCGCTGGCGTCCAGCAGGTTCGCGATCGCCGGGAAGCTGACCGGGAACGACGCGATCGTCATCCGGGGCAAGGCGGCGGAGCTGTCGGTCCTGCTCGTCGACGGCGACGGGGCCCGGCTCGAGCCCGCTCCGGAGCTGGCCGGCATGCCGGCGGCGCAGACCGAGGCGGCCGTTCGGGAGCGGTTCGGGCGCGGCTGGCAGACCGCTGCCATCGGTCCCGCCGGGGAGCGGCAGGTCCGCTACGCCACGGTCAGCCACGACGGCCGCCACGCCGGGCGCGGCGGGCTGGGCGCGGTGCTGGGGGCCAAGAACGTCAAGGCGGTGCTGGTCCGGTCGGCGACCCGGGTGGAGATCGCCGACCAGACCGCGGTGCTGGCCGCGGCGAAGGACCTGCGGACACGCAGCTTCGGACCGGCCACTGCGAAGTACCGCGAGCTGGGCACGCTGGCCAACCTGCTGGCCTTCAACGCCGTCTCCACGCTCCCCACCCGCAACTTCACCGCGGTCACCTTCGAGGGCGCGCCCCGGCTGGCCGCCGAGGAGCTGCACGAGCTGCGCGGGGTGGCCCGCAACTCGTGCGCGTCCTGCTCGATCGGCTGCGAGCACATCTACTCCCGCAAGGGCGGCGGCACGCAGCGGATGGAGTACGAGAACGTGTTCGCGCTCGGGCCGCTGTGCGGGGTGTCCGACCCGGACGACGTGTTCGCGGCCAGCGCCCGCTGCGACGAGCTGGGCCTGGACACCATCTCGGCGGGCGGCACGATCGCCTGGGCGATGGAGTGCGCCGAGCGCGGCCTGATCGACGCACCCTGGCTGAGGTTCGGCGACGGTGCCGCGTTGCTGCGCGCGCTCGACCTGATCGGCGCCCGGGAGGAGGGCCTCGGCGAGCTGCTCGCGCAGGGCTCGCGCCGGGCGGCCGAGGTCGTCGGCAACGGTTCGATCGAGTTCGCGCCGCAGGTCAAGGGCCTTGAACTGCCCGGGTACGAGCCGCGCACCCTGCAGGCGATGGCCCTTGGTCTCGCGGTCAACGCCCGCGGCGCCGACCACAACCGCTCCGGCGCGTACGAGGCGGACCTCTCCGGCGAGCACGACCGGCTGAACGGCGGGCCTGCCCAGGTCGCCGCGGCGGTGGGCACCGAGGACCGGGCCGCCGTGATGGACTCGATGATCCTCTGCAAGTTCCTGCGCGGGGTCTTCGAAGATCCGTTCACCGAGTGGGCCGCGTTGCTGCAGGCGGTCACCGGTTGGGACCTCGACGCGGCCGAGCTGCACTCGGTCGCGCGCCGGATCGTGCTGGCCAAGCGGGTGTTCAACCAGCGAGAAGGGGCCACGGCCGCCGACGACACGCTGCCGCAACGCATGCTGGATACGCCCCTGCAGCTGGGTTCGGGCCGGGTCGCCGCGCTGACCGCCGAACGTCTCCGCGCGATGGTCGCGGGCTACTACGTCGAGCGCGGCCTCGACGAGGAGGGCCGCCCTGACCGGGAGGCGGAAGCCGCGTTGCTGCTGGGTCCGTGA
- the mobA gene encoding molybdenum cofactor guanylyltransferase — translation MVGLAEAAGVVLAGGRSSRMGRPKAALEWHGSTLLHRTTALLARTVGGPVLVVAAPGQDLPELPPGIELVADPVEGLGPMRGLATGLAALEGRAPAAFVCSTDLPFLHPALVRRVLREFTDPETDVVLPVARGYRQPLAAGYRTALAGLVEKLLGEGDLRPGMLFRHCRVTQLDDDALLADAELARADPALDSLVNVNEPDDYAAALARPEPEVVVERFGALASGGQRGPRTVRAASLGAAAAAVGIALDRHVVAAVNGDQMTRDARLPLVIGDTVAFLSADAGG, via the coding sequence GTGGTCGGGCTCGCTGAAGCCGCCGGCGTGGTCCTCGCCGGGGGCCGGTCGTCGCGGATGGGCCGCCCGAAGGCCGCCCTCGAGTGGCACGGCTCCACCCTGCTGCACCGGACCACCGCCCTGCTCGCCCGCACCGTCGGCGGGCCCGTGCTGGTCGTCGCCGCTCCCGGCCAGGACCTGCCCGAGCTGCCGCCCGGGATCGAGCTGGTGGCCGACCCCGTCGAAGGGCTGGGGCCGATGCGGGGGCTTGCCACGGGCCTGGCCGCGCTCGAGGGGCGCGCACCGGCCGCCTTCGTGTGCTCCACCGACCTGCCCTTCCTGCACCCCGCGCTGGTCCGGCGGGTGCTGCGCGAGTTCACGGATCCGGAGACCGACGTCGTGCTCCCGGTGGCCCGCGGCTACCGGCAGCCACTTGCCGCGGGCTACCGCACGGCGCTCGCCGGGCTGGTGGAGAAGCTGCTGGGTGAGGGGGACCTGCGGCCGGGGATGCTGTTCCGGCACTGCCGGGTCACCCAGCTCGACGACGACGCCCTGCTGGCCGACGCCGAGCTGGCACGCGCCGACCCCGCGCTGGACTCGCTGGTGAACGTCAACGAGCCCGACGACTACGCGGCCGCGCTCGCCCGGCCGGAGCCGGAGGTGGTGGTCGAGCGGTTCGGGGCGCTCGCGAGCGGCGGGCAGCGGGGACCGCGCACGGTCCGCGCGGCCTCCCTCGGTGCGGCGGCCGCCGCGGTCGGGATCGCGCTCGACCGGCACGTCGTCGCGGCCGTCAACGGGGACCAGATGACCCGCGACGCACGCCTGCCGCTCGTCATCGGGGACACCGTCGCCTTCTTGTCGGCCGACGCAGGGGGCTAG
- a CDS encoding TetR/AcrR family transcriptional regulator C-terminal domain-containing protein, with product MVGAAFELTPDATLALNVVGTVMAYVLGAVASELADLQAQRRTGLTEAQWQASVGPYVRRLLDSGEYPHLARRLYEADDDIAPEERFAFGLARVLDGAAAIVR from the coding sequence GTGGTCGGGGCCGCCTTCGAGCTCACGCCCGACGCCACGCTCGCGCTGAACGTCGTCGGCACCGTCATGGCCTACGTGCTCGGCGCCGTCGCATCCGAGCTCGCCGACCTGCAGGCGCAGCGGCGGACCGGGCTGACCGAGGCGCAGTGGCAGGCGAGCGTCGGCCCCTACGTCCGCCGGCTCCTCGACAGCGGCGAGTACCCGCACCTGGCCCGCCGGCTCTACGAAGCCGATGACGACATCGCTCCGGAGGAGCGGTTCGCGTTCGGGCTCGCGCGCGTGCTCGACGGGGCGGCGGCGATCGTCCGGTAG
- a CDS encoding FAD-dependent monooxygenase — protein MSSKAAPTTGYQPEAGETVDDFTPERCRELVRAAVGDAELDVEVRSVLPWRPRGEIADRFADRRVFLVGDAAHAVSPIGAFGLNTGIADAHNLAWKLAAVLRGEAGEALLDTYEAERHPVAAWTLDQALRRLPDARLHWGTGPAADAARAAAGVAAAPVVQLACRYDSAAVVDPQPELPSTVDVELDFDGAPGSRLPHLWLDLDGKRISSLDLVRSRFTVLTGVAGDEWVGAAAEVAARLGIDIGAHRIAPGTLLSDPHGRWPHAAGIAESGALLVRPDGYVAWRAHAATPGPAAALEDALNRVLARGRADVHQPDVL, from the coding sequence GTGAGCTCGAAGGCGGCCCCGACCACGGGGTACCAGCCGGAGGCAGGCGAGACCGTCGACGACTTCACCCCCGAACGCTGCCGGGAGCTGGTCCGCGCGGCGGTCGGGGACGCTGAGCTCGACGTCGAGGTGCGCAGCGTCCTGCCGTGGCGACCGCGCGGCGAGATCGCCGACCGGTTCGCCGACCGACGGGTCTTCCTCGTCGGCGACGCGGCGCACGCGGTCTCGCCCATCGGGGCGTTCGGCCTGAACACCGGCATCGCCGACGCGCACAACCTCGCGTGGAAGCTGGCGGCGGTGCTCCGCGGCGAGGCGGGCGAGGCCCTCCTGGACACCTACGAGGCCGAACGGCACCCCGTCGCGGCGTGGACCCTCGACCAGGCGCTGCGCAGGCTCCCCGACGCCCGGCTGCACTGGGGCACCGGGCCGGCCGCGGACGCCGCCCGTGCCGCGGCGGGAGTGGCGGCCGCCCCGGTCGTGCAGCTGGCCTGTCGCTACGACTCCGCCGCGGTGGTCGATCCGCAACCGGAGCTGCCGTCGACGGTCGACGTGGAACTGGACTTCGACGGCGCGCCCGGTTCCCGGCTGCCGCACCTCTGGCTGGACCTGGACGGCAAGCGCATCTCCAGCCTCGACCTCGTCCGGTCGCGGTTCACCGTCCTGACGGGCGTGGCCGGGGACGAGTGGGTGGGCGCGGCGGCCGAGGTGGCGGCCCGCCTCGGCATCGACATCGGTGCGCACCGCATCGCTCCCGGAACCCTGCTGAGCGACCCGCACGGGCGGTGGCCCCACGCCGCCGGGATCGCCGAGAGCGGCGCGCTACTGGTGCGACCGGACGGGTACGTCGCCTGGCGCGCCCACGCGGCGACGCCCGGGCCGGCCGCTGCTCTCGAGGACGCCCTGAACAGGGTGCTCGCGCGTGGCCGGGCCGATGTACACCAGCCCGACGTGCTGTGA
- a CDS encoding ABC transporter ATP-binding protein yields the protein MNETKPKVVVDHLSVSLGGNHILDDIELSVAEHEFVCIIGTSGGGKTTLLRTVAGLLPPAAGSVQLDGEEIRKPTPRISMVFQHFGLFPWKTVRANVEYGLRVQGRTGYGPRVDELLEIMNLTHAQQRYPHQLSGGMKQRVGIARALSMEPELLLLDEPFSAVDAITREVLQNEVLQLWERNAGMSAMLITHDVDEAILMADRIVVIAGPPGRIALEVPVDIPRPRSARAVRSHESYADLREQLWNALQVGTDRVLESA from the coding sequence ATGAACGAGACGAAGCCCAAGGTCGTCGTCGACCACCTGTCCGTGTCGCTCGGCGGCAACCACATCCTCGACGACATCGAGCTCTCCGTCGCCGAGCACGAGTTCGTGTGCATCATCGGCACGTCCGGTGGCGGCAAGACCACCCTGCTGCGCACCGTGGCCGGCCTGCTGCCGCCCGCGGCGGGGTCCGTCCAGCTCGACGGCGAGGAGATCCGCAAGCCGACGCCCCGGATCTCGATGGTCTTCCAGCACTTCGGGCTGTTCCCGTGGAAGACGGTGCGGGCGAACGTCGAGTACGGGCTGCGGGTGCAGGGCCGCACCGGCTACGGCCCGAGGGTCGACGAGCTGCTCGAGATCATGAACCTCACCCATGCCCAGCAGCGTTATCCCCACCAGCTCTCGGGCGGGATGAAGCAGCGCGTCGGCATCGCCCGCGCGTTGTCGATGGAGCCCGAGCTGTTGCTGCTCGACGAGCCGTTCAGCGCGGTCGACGCGATCACCCGTGAGGTGCTGCAGAACGAGGTGTTGCAGCTCTGGGAGCGCAACGCCGGCATGTCGGCGATGCTGATCACGCACGACGTCGACGAGGCCATCCTGATGGCCGATCGGATCGTCGTGATCGCGGGCCCGCCAGGGCGCATCGCGCTCGAGGTCCCGGTAGACATCCCCAGGCCGCGGTCGGCCCGCGCGGTGCGCTCCCACGAGTCGTACGCCGACCTGCGTGAGCAGCTGTGGAACGCCCTGCAGGTCGGCACCGACCGCGTGCTGGAGAGCGCATGA
- a CDS encoding ABC transporter permease codes for MSTVVEGPGATRPASRVRTRRSAGSLSPSTRWALRLTSVVAIAVAWELYGSAINPILLSSPTAIIAAAFDMVADGTLPKAMGESFVVLGVGSLIGVTAGLVIGLAAGRNQVFATLIELPLNALYATPTVALIPVIVVWFGFGPTAKTVVVILFVLFPVLINTMRGVQEVDRELVEVARSFCSGERRMWFDLILPSALPYVVTGLRLAIGRALIGIIVAEFFTAFSGLGYLIVTNANSFQTDRTFVPILVIAALGVILTGLLELVERRVVRWSARD; via the coding sequence ATGAGCACCGTGGTCGAGGGGCCCGGCGCGACCCGTCCCGCGTCGCGCGTCCGCACCCGCAGGTCGGCCGGCTCGCTGTCGCCCAGCACGAGGTGGGCGCTACGGCTGACGTCCGTGGTCGCTATCGCGGTGGCGTGGGAGCTCTACGGAAGCGCGATCAACCCGATCCTGCTGTCCTCCCCGACCGCGATCATCGCCGCCGCCTTCGACATGGTCGCGGACGGCACCCTGCCCAAGGCGATGGGGGAGAGCTTCGTCGTACTGGGCGTCGGCTCGCTGATCGGCGTCACGGCCGGGCTCGTGATCGGGCTGGCCGCCGGCCGCAACCAGGTCTTCGCCACGCTGATCGAGCTGCCGCTCAACGCCCTCTACGCCACCCCCACCGTGGCGCTGATCCCCGTGATCGTGGTCTGGTTCGGGTTCGGGCCCACCGCCAAGACGGTCGTGGTGATCCTCTTCGTGCTCTTCCCCGTGCTGATCAACACGATGCGCGGGGTGCAGGAGGTCGACCGCGAGCTCGTCGAGGTGGCGCGCTCGTTCTGCTCGGGTGAGCGTCGCATGTGGTTCGACCTCATCCTGCCGTCGGCGCTGCCGTACGTCGTCACGGGCCTCCGGCTCGCGATCGGGCGCGCGCTGATCGGCATCATCGTCGCCGAGTTCTTCACGGCGTTCTCCGGGCTCGGCTACCTGATCGTCACCAACGCCAACAGCTTCCAGACCGACCGCACGTTCGTGCCCATCCTCGTGATCGCGGCGCTCGGGGTGATCCTCACCGGGCTCCTCGAGCTGGTCGAGCGTCGCGTCGTCCGCTGGTCGGCGAGAGACTGA
- a CDS encoding ABC transporter substrate-binding protein, translating into MSSRPRRLLAVALVALSALTAGCGTLGQEAEAAASGRPILRIGLPTGVTSFANADILVAQQKGFLSDYGVAAEIQNFRSGVSVVQAVAEGQLDVGASSIEPVVNAVAGGGDVVIIGSFSDRLAVSAVTPKDVFTPSDLRGRPLGVQEVGAFREVMTRLVLQQGGLTPNDVQYVPVDAQSYTAALVDGRIQSAILQTEQAVAAAHSYGNLHVLANLADIVPNYHYGTFFVSRSWLEANRETASRLLTALTKAHRFMYSNKDETVRIVADATGFDDSIIAESYDILLTQRQVFPLNTGLDPDRIRSTVESMGQLGILKGDPPPVDRLIDTGPATDAIKQLGERAGARR; encoded by the coding sequence ATGTCGTCACGACCGCGCAGGCTGCTCGCCGTCGCTCTCGTCGCGCTGTCCGCGCTCACCGCCGGGTGCGGGACGCTGGGCCAGGAGGCCGAGGCGGCCGCCAGCGGGCGTCCCATCCTCCGGATCGGCCTGCCGACCGGCGTCACGAGCTTCGCCAACGCCGACATCCTCGTCGCCCAGCAGAAGGGCTTCCTCTCCGACTACGGCGTCGCGGCCGAGATCCAGAACTTCCGCTCGGGAGTCTCGGTGGTGCAGGCCGTCGCCGAGGGGCAGCTCGACGTCGGGGCGTCCAGCATCGAGCCGGTGGTGAACGCCGTGGCGGGCGGTGGTGACGTCGTCATCATCGGGTCCTTCAGCGACCGGCTGGCGGTCTCCGCCGTCACGCCGAAGGACGTCTTCACCCCGTCCGACCTGCGCGGACGCCCGCTCGGGGTGCAGGAGGTCGGTGCGTTCCGCGAGGTCATGACCAGGCTCGTGCTCCAGCAGGGCGGTCTCACGCCCAACGACGTGCAGTACGTGCCCGTGGACGCGCAGTCCTACACGGCGGCCCTCGTGGACGGCCGCATCCAGTCGGCCATCCTGCAGACCGAGCAAGCGGTCGCCGCCGCCCACTCGTACGGCAACCTGCACGTCCTCGCGAACCTCGCCGACATCGTGCCGAACTACCACTACGGCACGTTCTTCGTGTCGCGCTCCTGGCTGGAGGCCAACCGGGAGACGGCCTCGCGGCTGCTCACCGCCCTCACCAAGGCCCACCGGTTCATGTACAGCAACAAGGACGAGACGGTGCGCATAGTCGCCGACGCCACCGGCTTCGACGACTCGATCATCGCCGAGTCCTACGACATCCTGCTCACGCAGCGGCAGGTCTTCCCCCTGAACACCGGCCTCGACCCCGACCGGATCCGCAGCACGGTCGAGTCGATGGGGCAGCTGGGGATCCTCAAGGGTGACCCACCGCCGGTCGACCGGCTCATCGACACGGGGCCCGCGACCGACGCCATCAAGCAGCTCGGCGAGCGCGCCGGGGCCCGGCGCTGA
- a CDS encoding helix-turn-helix transcriptional regulator produces the protein MDRAFAGPLDVPALARSAHVSEDHFSRSFKAAFGETPHRYLLRRRMERAKALLRAGELSVTEVCLAVGFTSLGSFSTQFRRFVGESPTSYRSRAGHEELAAIPSCLVRRYTRPAG, from the coding sequence ATGGACCGCGCCTTCGCGGGGCCGCTCGACGTGCCTGCGCTCGCCCGTAGCGCCCACGTGTCCGAGGACCATTTCAGCCGGTCGTTCAAGGCCGCCTTCGGCGAGACCCCCCACCGCTACCTCCTGCGCAGGCGGATGGAGCGGGCGAAGGCGCTCCTGCGCGCGGGCGAGCTGTCCGTCACCGAGGTCTGCCTCGCCGTCGGCTTCACCAGCCTCGGGTCGTTCAGCACCCAGTTCCGCCGGTTCGTCGGCGAGAGCCCCACCTCCTACCGCAGCCGCGCGGGCCACGAGGAGCTCGCGGCCATCCCCTCCTGCCTGGTCCGCCGGTACACCCGCCCGGCAGGTTGA
- a CDS encoding alpha/beta fold hydrolase, producing METVTSADGTTIAFDQIGAGPPLVLVAGASCDRAVDARIAQGLAAHFTVLNYDRRGRGDSTDTLPYAVEREIEDLEVLLAAAGGSPVVVGLSSGAVLAAHAAAAGLPVGHLVMWEPPFRLDAAARRAAREYAERTTALLAEGRRGDALELFMTVVGLPADAIAGMRRSPYWELGERLAPTLAYDAAVTGDGSIPAERFAAITAPTAVFTGGASPDWFRAAGKAAAGEIPGATYGELPGQTHDVAPDALASAVHDFVGAPYARQP from the coding sequence ATGGAGACAGTGACCTCGGCAGACGGAACGACCATCGCCTTCGACCAGATCGGTGCGGGGCCGCCGCTGGTGCTCGTGGCGGGAGCCTCGTGCGACCGCGCCGTCGACGCCCGCATCGCGCAGGGCCTCGCCGCCCACTTCACCGTGCTGAACTACGACCGTCGCGGCCGCGGAGACAGCACCGACACCCTCCCGTACGCCGTCGAGCGCGAGATCGAGGACCTGGAGGTCCTGCTCGCCGCGGCGGGCGGCTCGCCGGTGGTGGTCGGCCTCTCGTCGGGCGCGGTGCTCGCGGCGCACGCCGCGGCCGCCGGGCTGCCGGTCGGGCACCTCGTGATGTGGGAGCCGCCCTTCCGGCTCGACGCCGCCGCCCGGCGCGCCGCGCGCGAGTACGCAGAACGGACGACCGCGCTGCTGGCAGAAGGGCGCCGCGGCGACGCGCTGGAGCTGTTCATGACCGTGGTCGGCCTCCCAGCCGATGCGATCGCCGGTATGCGGCGGTCGCCGTACTGGGAGCTGGGTGAGCGGCTCGCGCCCACACTCGCCTACGACGCCGCCGTGACGGGCGACGGGAGCATCCCCGCCGAGCGCTTCGCCGCGATCACCGCCCCCACCGCCGTCTTCACCGGGGGTGCGAGCCCGGACTGGTTCCGCGCCGCCGGCAAGGCAGCAGCAGGCGAGATCCCCGGCGCGACCTACGGCGAGCTGCCCGGCCAGACCCACGACGTCGCGCCGGACGCGCTCGCATCGGCGGTGCACGACTTCGTCGGCGCGCCCTACGCTCGACAGCCGTGA
- a CDS encoding VOC family protein, translating into MITGFALVCLNVLDLDEAKRFYVDVLGFEVGIDSEMDGFRWLTVHPPGRPGTPMMLVVPEPPVVEEPIAGQLRSLVARGYLGLGALETDDCRATYEELKARGVEFIEEPEERFYGIDAAFRDPFGNHWRLTQPRTLDEIRTTAT; encoded by the coding sequence GTGATCACGGGGTTCGCGCTCGTCTGCCTGAACGTACTGGACCTCGACGAGGCCAAGCGCTTCTACGTGGACGTGCTCGGCTTCGAGGTCGGCATCGACAGCGAGATGGACGGCTTCCGCTGGTTGACCGTGCACCCGCCCGGTCGGCCCGGCACGCCGATGATGCTCGTCGTGCCGGAGCCGCCCGTGGTCGAGGAGCCGATCGCCGGGCAGCTGCGCAGCCTGGTCGCCCGCGGCTACCTGGGGCTCGGTGCCCTCGAGACGGACGACTGCCGGGCGACGTACGAGGAGCTGAAGGCGCGGGGCGTCGAGTTCATCGAGGAGCCGGAGGAGCGGTTCTACGGGATCGACGCCGCGTTCCGCGACCCGTTCGGCAACCACTGGCGGCTGACGCAACCGAGAACGCTCGACGAGATCCGCACGACTGCTACGTAA
- a CDS encoding carboxymuconolactone decarboxylase family protein — protein MEPRIAPVHPPYDEDVERLLGKLMPPGSPLDPLLLFRVLAVHRDLADRMRPMASGLLNKGLLPARDREVLIERTTARAGAEYEWGVHAVVFGPSVGLDEATLAALATAPADAPVFDPRTRLLVTAADELSDGRLTDGTWQELAAIFEPAQLIELIILCGWYRTLSTVITSVQLPLEPWAPRFPD, from the coding sequence ATGGAGCCGCGAATCGCGCCGGTGCACCCTCCCTACGACGAGGACGTCGAGCGGCTGCTCGGCAAGCTGATGCCGCCGGGCTCCCCGCTCGATCCGCTGCTGCTGTTCCGCGTGCTCGCGGTCCACCGCGACCTGGCCGACCGGATGCGGCCGATGGCGTCCGGGCTGCTCAACAAGGGGCTGCTGCCGGCGAGGGACCGCGAGGTGCTCATCGAGCGCACCACGGCGCGAGCGGGCGCCGAGTACGAATGGGGCGTGCACGCGGTGGTCTTCGGCCCGTCGGTCGGTCTCGACGAGGCCACCCTGGCGGCGCTGGCGACCGCCCCTGCCGATGCCCCGGTCTTCGACCCGCGCACGCGCCTGCTGGTCACGGCCGCCGACGAGCTCTCCGACGGCCGGCTGACCGACGGGACGTGGCAGGAGCTCGCTGCGATCTTCGAACCCGCCCAGCTGATCGAGCTGATCATCCTCTGCGGCTGGTACCGGACGCTGTCCACGGTGATCACCTCGGTGCAGCTGCCGCTCGAGCCGTGGGCCCCGCGGTTCCCGGACTAG
- a CDS encoding winged helix-turn-helix transcriptional regulator produces the protein MNDPTAPLPGSPVRGSRSGRPIMAAFDLLGRRWALRILWELRDGAVGFRALQERCDGLSPTVLNTRLGELRAAGLVEQDENRAHRLTALGEDLGDAIAPLRSWAVRWAEVVERGSGS, from the coding sequence GTGAACGACCCCACGGCACCCCTCCCCGGCTCGCCGGTCCGCGGATCGCGGTCCGGCCGCCCGATCATGGCGGCCTTCGACCTGCTGGGCCGGCGGTGGGCGTTGCGCATCCTCTGGGAGCTGCGGGACGGGGCGGTCGGCTTCCGGGCGCTGCAGGAGCGGTGCGACGGCCTGTCCCCGACCGTGCTGAACACGCGCCTCGGCGAGCTGCGCGCCGCCGGCCTCGTCGAGCAGGACGAGAACCGGGCCCACCGCCTGACGGCGCTCGGTGAGGACCTCGGCGATGCGATCGCGCCGTTGCGTTCGTGGGCGGTGCGGTGGGCGGAGGTTGTGGAACGTGGTTCTGGCAGCTGA
- a CDS encoding TetR/AcrR family transcriptional regulator, which produces MSTRTRAARAERAQATRQRVVAAATPMFVRDGYVETTMAGIARAAGVAVQTLYLSFGSKAAVLEAALAVATDDQPNEWLPDVRAEEAGASALRRYVEQAGAQVERRFPLDAALRAAAADPEPAELLDRTRRAELAVHAQAVDELAEKPGFTTDISLQRATEIVATVLSHETYGLLVVTQGWPAQDWADWVTHHLMVDLFPFPHLPDSPAGGPG; this is translated from the coding sequence TTGTCGACTCGTACACGCGCCGCTCGCGCGGAACGCGCCCAGGCCACCCGGCAGCGGGTGGTGGCAGCCGCGACACCGATGTTCGTACGCGACGGGTACGTGGAGACGACGATGGCGGGCATCGCCCGCGCGGCAGGCGTGGCGGTGCAGACGCTCTACCTGTCCTTCGGCAGCAAAGCAGCGGTCCTGGAGGCCGCGCTGGCCGTCGCGACCGACGACCAGCCGAACGAGTGGCTCCCGGACGTGCGGGCCGAGGAGGCGGGTGCCTCGGCGCTACGGCGGTACGTCGAGCAGGCGGGGGCGCAGGTCGAGCGCCGATTCCCGCTCGACGCGGCACTGCGGGCCGCCGCGGCCGACCCCGAACCCGCCGAGCTGCTCGACCGCACCCGCCGCGCGGAGCTCGCCGTGCACGCCCAGGCGGTGGACGAGCTCGCGGAGAAGCCCGGTTTCACCACCGACATCTCGCTGCAGCGCGCCACGGAGATCGTCGCGACGGTGCTGTCGCACGAGACCTACGGCCTGCTGGTCGTCACCCAGGGCTGGCCGGCGCAGGACTGGGCGGACTGGGTCACCCACCACCTGATGGTCGACCTGTTCCCGTTCCCGCACCTCCCGGATTCACCAGCGGGCGGCCCGGGCTGA
- a CDS encoding methylated-DNA--[protein]-cysteine S-methyltransferase, which yields MAIVRSVVEAPAPIGALTIGVTPAGLALVAFGHQPEVVERAADRLGEPLVDAEGGAAVAQLAEYLAGTRREFDVPLDWSLTSGSQRVVLQTLHDTVAYGATVTYGELAARSGLGKAYTAARGVGSIMGSNPLPVVVPCHRVLGSDSLGGFGGGRATKEWLLALEGVLTPALDFG from the coding sequence ATGGCCATCGTCCGGTCCGTGGTCGAGGCGCCCGCACCAATCGGGGCCCTCACCATCGGCGTCACGCCAGCAGGGCTCGCGCTCGTCGCGTTCGGGCACCAACCCGAGGTGGTCGAACGGGCGGCCGACCGGCTGGGCGAGCCGCTGGTCGACGCCGAGGGCGGCGCCGCCGTGGCGCAGCTCGCGGAGTACCTGGCCGGTACGCGGCGGGAGTTCGACGTGCCGCTCGACTGGTCGCTCACCTCCGGGTCGCAGCGCGTCGTGCTGCAGACGCTGCACGACACCGTTGCGTACGGCGCCACCGTCACCTACGGGGAGCTCGCGGCGCGCAGCGGGCTCGGCAAGGCATACACGGCGGCGCGCGGCGTCGGGTCGATCATGGGCTCCAACCCGCTGCCGGTCGTGGTGCCCTGCCACCGGGTGCTCGGCTCCGACTCGCTCGGCGGCTTCGGCGGCGGCCGGGCCACCAAGGAATGGCTGCTCGCGCTCGAAGGCGTGCTCACGCCCGCGCTCGATTTCGGGTAG